In Primulina eburnea isolate SZY01 chromosome 3, ASM2296580v1, whole genome shotgun sequence, one DNA window encodes the following:
- the LOC140826303 gene encoding UDP-N-acetylglucosamine transporter ROCK1, whose amino-acid sequence MAVTKIDSPKPGTKVWLFSLLLTLQYGAQPLISKSFTSRQVIVTSSVLACEVVKVICALILLAKEGTLRNLCKEWTLVGSLTASGLPAAIYALQNSLLQISYRNLDSLTFSMLNQTKLFFTALFTYIILRQKQSIQQIGALFLLIIAAVLLSIGEGSSKAASSSHPDEILFYGIVPVLVASVLSGLASALCQWASQVKKHTSYLMTVEMSIIGSLCLLASAYKSPDGLAIRQHGFFYGWTPLTMIPVVLNAVGGILVGLVTTYAGGVRKGFVIVSALLVTALLQFIFDGKPPSPYCLVALPLVATSISVYQKYPYRVKKKAS is encoded by the exons ATGGCGGTCACGAAGATCGATTCTCCGAAGCCTGGCACCAAGGTCTGGCTTTTCTCTCTCTTATTGACGCTTCAGTATGGTGCTCAACCTCTTATCTCGAAAAGTTTTACCAG CCGACAAGTTATCGTGACTTCATCTGTTTTGGCATGTGAGGTGGTTAAG GTGATTTGTGCTTTGATTCTCTTAGCAAAAGAAGGTACTTTGAGAAATTTATGCAAGGAGTGGACTTTGGTTGGCTCTCTCACGGCATCAGGACTGCCAGCAGCCATCTATGCCCTGCAAAATAGCTTGTTGCAAATCTCGTACAGAAATCTTGACTCGCTCACATTTTCAATGCTGAACCAAACAAAACTGTTTTTCACGGCATTGTTTACTTATATCATTCTTAG GCAAAAGCAGTCAATTCAACAGATTGGGGCCCTGTTTTTGTTGATAATTGCTGCAGTCCTTCTAAGTATTGGCGAAGGCTCGAGTAAAGCTGCTAGTTCTAGTCATCCTGATGAGATCTTATTTTATGGAATTGTTCCAGTGCTGGTGGCTTCTGTACTTTCTGGTCTGGCCTCTGCATTGTGTCAATGGGCATCGCAA GTCAAGAAACACACCTCTTATTTGATGACGGTGGAGATGTCCATAATTGGGAGCCTTTGCTTGCTGGCCAGTGCATACAAGTCTCCAGATGGATTAGCTATCAGACAACATGGATTCTTTTATGGCTGGACTCCGTTGACAATG ATACCTGTTGTACTCAATGCTGTTGGTGGAATTCTAGTAGGTCTTGTGACAACTTATGCTGGTGGTGTTCGAAAG GGATTTGTCATAGTTTCTGCTCTTCTTgtcacagctctgctacaattCATCTTTGATGGGAAACCACCTTCTCCGTACTGTCTTGTGGCGCTACCGCTAGTAGCCACTAGTATATCAGTATACCAAAAATACCCATATCGTGTTAAGAAGAAGGCTTCGTAG
- the LOC140826301 gene encoding uncharacterized protein, whose protein sequence is MGRQQERELEDTMKKQSKSLKTKAAHFVSDLTTVLLNPISDKPSKPRPPPPPPHDDADDSEHSQSELEGYVESVDAPDTSSFTAFLYSLLASSESQDTSALSEKSTSQDDELKTPSEPMRDNFKKRSIFSRGKQSLGRAFNRAAKFGGLQDQAPKSGSVVAFGNGSCSNGSADEGIAMQTLKESLHLEKLPETSEPSMLLSEKTRSVLYASLPVIVQGRKWILLYSTWRHGISLSTLYRRSMLWPGLSLLVVGDRNGAVFGGLVEAPLRSINKRKYQGTNDSFVFTDTSGQPLIFRPTGINRYFTLCNTEYLALGGGSHFALYLDGDLLNGSSSSSETYGNPCLSHSQDFEVKEIELWGFVYASKYEELIALSRTESQGICHW, encoded by the exons ATGGGGCGGCAGCAGGAGCGAGAGCTAGAAGATACTATGAAGAAGCAGTCCAAATCTTTGAAGACCAAAGCAGCGCATTTTGTATCTGATCTTACCACCGTTTTGCTCAACCCCATTTCCGATAAACCCTCCAAACCTCGCCCACCACCTCCGCCTCCTCAT GATGATGCGGATGATAGTGAACATAGTCAGTCAGAATTGGAGGGTTATGTGGAATCTGTTGATGCTCCTGATACATCATCGTTTACTGCATTTTTGTATTCTCTGTTAGCATCCTCCGAATCTCAGGATACCAGTGCCTTGAGTGAAAAAAGTACTTCTCAAGATGATGAACTGAAGACACCATCCGAACCAATGAGAGATAATTTCAaaaagagaagtattttctCAAGGGGTAAACAATCCCTGGGCAGAGCATTCAATCGAGCTGCTAAATTTGGCGGTCTTCAAGATCAAGCCCCCAAATCTGGTTCTGTTGTAGCTTTTGGTAACGGGAGTTGTTCTAATGGTTCTGCAGATGAAGGGATCGCCATGCAAACATTAAAGGAATCTCTGCATCTGGAAAAGCTCCCCGAAACTTCTGAACCATCGATGCTTCTCTCCGAGAAGACACGAAGCGTCCTTTATGCCTCACTACCCGTAATTGTTCAGGGGCGGAAATGGATATTATTGTACAG TACATGGAGGCATGGCATATCTCTTTCCACACTATACAGGAGAAGTATGCTTTGGCCGGGCCTCAGTCTGCTG GTTGTTGGGGATCGAAATGGAGCAGTATTTGGTGGCTTGGTTGAGGCGCCTTTGAGATCAATAAATAAGCGGAAGTATCAG GGAACAAATGATTCATTTGTTTTCACTGATACCTCTGGGCAACCTCTCATATTTCGTCCAACAG GAATAAATCGGTATTTTACATTGTGCAATACGGAGTATTTGGCCTTGGGCGGGGGCAGTCATTTTGCACTCTATTTGGATGGAGATCT ATTGAATGGATCAAGTTCGTCTTCAGAAACATATGGGAACCCATGTTTATCACATTCTCAAGATTTCGAAGTGAAGGAGATTGAG TTATGGGGCTTTGTATATGCTTCCAAGTACGAAGAGTTGATAGCTTTATCACGAACGGAGTCCCAAGGAATTTGCCACTGGTAA